The following proteins come from a genomic window of Campylobacter coli 76339:
- a CDS encoding DNA-directed RNA polymerase beta subunit, protein MLDNKLRNRLRVDFSNISKQIEIPNLLQLQKASFDYFLNLENGESGIEKVFKSIFPIHDPQNRLSLEYVSSEIGKPKYTIRECMERGLTYSVNLKMKIRLTLHEKDEKTGEKVGIKDIKEQEIYIREIPLMTDRVSFIINGVERVVVNQLHRSPGVIFKEEESSTVVNKLVYTAQIIPDRGSWLYFEYDAKDVLYVRINKRRKVPVTMLFRALGYKKQDIIKLFYPIQTIHVKKDKFLTEFNPNDFMDRIEYDIKDEKGKVVHQAGKRLTKKKAEQLIKDGLKWIEYPVEVLLNRYLANPIIDKESGEVLFDSLTLLDESKLVKIKEQKSFEIANDLANGVDAAIINSFAQDNETLKLLKQSENIDDENDLAAIRIYKVMRPGEPVVKDAAKAFVNDLFFNPERYDLTKVGRMKMNHKLGLEVPEYVTVLTNEDIIKTAKYLIKVKNGKGHIDDRDHLGNRRIRSIGELLANELHLGLAKMQKAIRDKFTSLNADIDKVMPYDLINPKMITTTIIEFFTGGQLSQFMDQTNPLSEVTHKRRLSALGEGGLVKERAGFEVRDVHATHYGRICPVETPEGQNIGLINTLSTYAKVNELGFVEAPYRKVENGRVTDQVVYLTATQEEGLFIAAASTKVDAKGNIVEEFVEARQDGETILARREEVQLIDLCSGMVVGVAASLIPFLEHDDANRALMGSNMQRQAVPLITSSAPIVGTGMENIIARDAWEAIKAKRGGVVEKVDNKSIFILGEDEKGPFIDHYIMEKNLRTNQNTNFMQHPIVKKGDVVKAGQIIADGPSMDQGELAIGKNALIAFMPWNGYNYEDAIVVSERIIREDTFTSVHIYEKEIEARELKDGIEEITKDIPNVKEEDVAHLDESGIAKIGTHIKPGMILVGKVSPKGEVKPTPEERLLRAIFGEKAGHVVNKSLYATASLEGVVVDVKIFTKKGYEKDDRALKSYDKEKMSLEKEHHDRLLMMDREEMLRVCALLSKSALMSDQKIGDKNYTKGQKASLEDLEKINRFTLTTLIKAYSKEVQKEYEELKNHFQNEKKKLKAEHDEKLEILEKDDILPSGVIKLVKVYIATKRKLKVGDKMAGRHGNKGIVSTIVPEVDMPYLPNGKSVDIALNPLGVPSRMNIGQILESHLGLVGLRLGDQIQEIFDRKQKDFIKELRAKMLEICSIPRLANEKEFIKNLSDEELLNYARDWSKGVKFATPVFEGVNIEEFAKLFEIAKIDMDGKTELYDGRTGEKIAERVHVGCMYMLKLHHLVDEKVHARSTGPYSLVTQQPVGGKALFGGQRFGEMEVWALEAYGAAHTLREMLTIKSDDVEGRFSAYKALTKGENVPATGIPETFFVLTNELKSLALDVEIFDKDEDNE, encoded by the coding sequence ATGTTAGACAATAAATTAAGAAATCGTTTAAGAGTAGATTTCTCCAATATTTCAAAGCAAATAGAAATTCCAAATCTTCTCCAACTTCAAAAAGCAAGTTTTGATTATTTTTTAAATCTTGAGAATGGCGAAAGTGGAATCGAAAAAGTTTTTAAATCAATCTTTCCTATCCATGATCCACAAAATAGGTTAAGTCTTGAGTATGTTAGCAGCGAAATTGGAAAACCAAAATACACGATTCGTGAGTGTATGGAAAGAGGTTTGACTTACTCTGTAAATTTAAAAATGAAAATCCGTCTTACTCTACATGAAAAAGATGAGAAAACAGGTGAAAAAGTTGGTATAAAAGATATCAAAGAGCAAGAAATTTATATCAGAGAAATTCCATTGATGACAGATAGAGTTTCTTTTATTATCAATGGGGTTGAAAGAGTTGTGGTTAACCAGCTTCATAGAAGCCCAGGCGTAATCTTTAAAGAAGAAGAAAGCTCAACTGTCGTTAACAAGCTTGTATACACTGCACAAATTATTCCTGATCGCGGTTCTTGGCTTTATTTTGAATACGATGCTAAAGATGTATTATATGTAAGGATTAATAAAAGAAGAAAAGTGCCAGTAACAATGCTTTTTAGAGCTTTGGGATATAAAAAACAAGATATTATTAAATTATTTTATCCTATTCAGACAATTCATGTAAAAAAAGATAAATTCTTAACAGAATTTAATCCAAATGATTTTATGGATAGAATAGAATATGATATCAAAGATGAAAAAGGAAAAGTTGTTCATCAGGCTGGAAAAAGACTGACTAAGAAAAAAGCTGAACAGCTTATTAAAGATGGTTTAAAATGGATAGAATATCCAGTAGAAGTTTTATTAAACCGTTACCTAGCTAATCCTATTATTGATAAAGAAAGTGGTGAAGTTTTATTTGACTCTCTTACCTTACTTGATGAAAGTAAACTTGTTAAAATTAAAGAACAAAAAAGCTTTGAGATAGCTAACGATTTGGCAAATGGAGTGGACGCAGCTATTATCAACTCGTTTGCACAAGATAATGAAACTCTAAAATTATTAAAACAAAGTGAAAATATCGACGATGAAAATGATTTAGCAGCTATTAGAATTTATAAAGTAATGCGTCCAGGCGAACCTGTTGTAAAAGATGCAGCTAAAGCTTTTGTTAACGATTTATTTTTTAATCCTGAAAGATACGATCTTACCAAAGTAGGTCGTATGAAAATGAATCATAAACTAGGACTTGAAGTTCCAGAATATGTAACAGTTCTAACTAATGAAGATATTATCAAAACTGCGAAATATTTGATTAAAGTAAAAAATGGTAAAGGTCATATCGATGATAGAGACCATTTAGGAAATCGTCGTATTCGATCTATCGGGGAGCTTTTAGCAAATGAACTTCATTTAGGTCTTGCCAAAATGCAAAAGGCTATAAGAGATAAATTTACTTCTCTAAATGCAGATATAGACAAAGTAATGCCTTATGATTTGATCAATCCTAAAATGATCACAACAACCATCATCGAATTCTTTACAGGTGGACAACTTTCACAATTTATGGATCAAACCAATCCTCTAAGTGAAGTTACACATAAACGCCGTCTATCAGCATTAGGAGAGGGTGGTCTTGTTAAGGAAAGAGCGGGTTTTGAAGTGCGTGATGTTCACGCAACGCATTATGGTAGGATTTGTCCTGTTGAAACTCCAGAAGGACAAAATATCGGTTTGATCAATACCTTATCTACTTATGCTAAAGTAAATGAGCTTGGATTTGTTGAAGCTCCTTATAGAAAAGTAGAAAATGGAAGAGTAACAGATCAGGTTGTGTATTTAACGGCTACTCAAGAAGAAGGATTATTCATCGCTGCAGCTTCTACAAAAGTAGATGCTAAAGGTAATATAGTGGAAGAATTTGTTGAAGCAAGACAAGATGGAGAAACTATACTTGCAAGACGCGAAGAAGTGCAGCTTATAGATCTTTGTTCAGGTATGGTTGTGGGTGTTGCTGCTTCTTTGATTCCATTTTTAGAGCATGATGATGCAAATAGGGCATTAATGGGTTCAAACATGCAACGTCAAGCTGTTCCGCTTATAACTTCTTCAGCACCTATTGTTGGGACAGGTATGGAAAATATCATTGCTCGTGATGCTTGGGAAGCTATAAAAGCTAAAAGAGGCGGAGTAGTTGAAAAAGTAGATAACAAAAGCATATTTATCCTTGGTGAAGATGAAAAAGGTCCATTTATAGATCATTATATTATGGAAAAAAATCTTCGCACAAACCAAAATACAAATTTTATGCAACATCCTATTGTTAAAAAGGGAGATGTGGTTAAAGCAGGGCAAATTATAGCTGATGGTCCTTCTATGGATCAAGGTGAACTTGCTATCGGAAAAAATGCTTTGATTGCTTTTATGCCTTGGAATGGATATAACTACGAAGATGCTATAGTAGTAAGCGAAAGAATTATACGCGAAGATACTTTTACTAGTGTTCATATTTATGAAAAAGAAATAGAAGCTAGAGAATTAAAAGATGGTATAGAAGAGATTACTAAGGATATACCAAATGTTAAAGAAGAAGATGTTGCACATTTGGATGAAAGCGGTATAGCAAAAATTGGTACCCATATAAAACCAGGTATGATTTTAGTAGGTAAGGTTTCTCCAAAAGGTGAAGTTAAGCCAACGCCTGAGGAAAGACTTTTAAGGGCAATTTTTGGTGAAAAAGCTGGCCATGTGGTGAATAAATCTCTTTACGCTACTGCCTCTTTAGAAGGTGTAGTTGTTGATGTAAAAATTTTCACCAAAAAAGGATATGAAAAAGACGATAGAGCTTTAAAATCATATGATAAAGAAAAAATGTCCTTAGAAAAAGAACATCATGATAGACTTTTAATGATGGATAGAGAAGAGATGTTGCGCGTTTGTGCGTTGCTTTCTAAATCTGCTTTAATGAGTGATCAAAAAATAGGTGATAAAAACTATACAAAAGGACAAAAAGCAAGTCTAGAGGATTTGGAAAAAATCAATCGTTTTACTTTGACTACTTTAATTAAAGCTTATTCTAAAGAAGTTCAAAAAGAATACGAAGAATTAAAAAATCATTTCCAAAATGAGAAGAAAAAGCTTAAAGCTGAGCACGATGAGAAGCTTGAAATTTTAGAAAAAGATGATATTTTACCAAGTGGAGTAATTAAGCTTGTTAAGGTATATATCGCAACAAAACGCAAGCTTAAAGTGGGCGATAAAATGGCAGGACGTCACGGAAACAAAGGTATAGTTTCTACTATAGTACCTGAAGTGGATATGCCTTATTTACCAAATGGAAAAAGTGTAGATATCGCACTTAACCCACTTGGGGTTCCAAGTCGTATGAATATAGGACAAATTTTAGAAAGCCATTTAGGTCTTGTAGGACTTAGACTGGGTGATCAAATTCAAGAAATTTTTGACAGAAAACAAAAAGATTTCATTAAAGAATTAAGAGCAAAAATGCTTGAAATATGTTCTATTCCAAGACTTGCAAATGAAAAAGAATTTATTAAAAATTTAAGCGATGAAGAGCTTTTAAATTATGCGAGAGATTGGAGCAAGGGTGTTAAATTTGCAACTCCTGTTTTCGAAGGGGTAAATATAGAAGAGTTTGCAAAACTTTTTGAAATAGCAAAGATTGATATGGACGGTAAAACAGAGCTTTACGACGGTCGTACCGGAGAAAAAATCGCTGAGAGAGTTCATGTGGGATGTATGTATATGTTAAAACTTCACCATTTAGTTGATGAAAAAGTTCATGCTAGAAGTACAGGGCCTTATAGTTTGGTTACTCAGCAGCCTGTGGGTGGTAAAGCACTCTTTGGTGGACAAAGATTTGGTGAAATGGAGGTTTGGGCACTCGAAGCTTATGGGGCAGCTCATACTTTAAGAGAGATGCTTACTATAAAATCTGATGATGTTGAAGGTAGATTCAGTGCCTATAAAGCACTTACTAAAGGAGAAAATGTCCCAGCGACAGGAATTCCGGAGACATTTTTTGTATTGACTAACGAACTTAAATCTCTAGCTTTAGATGTTGAGATTTTTGATAAGGATGAAGACAATGAGTAA
- a CDS encoding LSU ribosomal protein L7/L12 (P1/P2), translating into MAISKEDVLEFISNLSVLELSELVKEFEEKFGVSAAPVMVAGGAAAGGAAAAAEEKTEFDIVLVDGGAKKIEVIKIVRALTGLGLKEAKDAVEQTPSTLKEGVAKADAEEAKKQLEEAGAKVELK; encoded by the coding sequence ATGGCAATTTCTAAAGAAGATGTATTAGAATTTATTTCAAATTTGAGTGTTCTTGAGCTTTCTGAGCTTGTAAAAGAATTTGAAGAAAAATTTGGCGTATCTGCTGCTCCTGTAATGGTAGCAGGTGGTGCAGCAGCAGGTGGTGCAGCAGCTGCAGCTGAAGAAAAAACTGAATTCGATATCGTTTTAGTTGACGGTGGTGCTAAAAAGATCGAAGTAATTAAAATCGTTCGTGCTTTAACAGGTCTTGGACTTAAAGAAGCAAAAGATGCAGTAGAGCAAACACCTTCAACTTTAAAAGAAGGTGTAGCTAAAGCTGATGCAGAAGAAGCCAAAAAACAACTTGAAGAAGCTGGTGCTAAAGTAGAACTTAAGTAA
- a CDS encoding LSU ribosomal protein L10p (P0), with the protein MTRSEKVEIIAKLQEEFKASEAIVVCNYKGLSTKKLEELRNNARENNVKVQIIKNTLASIALNNSGKTGLVLKDTNIYLWGEDQLSVSKVAVKFEENNDKFEVKTAHIEGEVADVAKVRALAKMPSRNELLAMLLQVWNAPITNFTIGLNALKNKKESE; encoded by the coding sequence GTGACTAGAAGCGAAAAAGTTGAGATTATTGCTAAACTTCAAGAAGAATTTAAAGCTAGTGAAGCAATTGTAGTTTGTAATTACAAAGGCTTAAGCACTAAAAAGCTTGAAGAACTTAGAAATAATGCAAGAGAAAACAATGTAAAAGTTCAAATTATTAAAAATACTTTGGCTAGCATTGCTCTTAATAATTCCGGTAAAACAGGTCTAGTTCTTAAAGATACTAATATTTATCTTTGGGGCGAAGATCAGCTTAGTGTTTCAAAGGTAGCGGTTAAATTTGAAGAAAATAATGACAAATTTGAAGTTAAAACTGCTCATATTGAAGGTGAAGTTGCGGATGTTGCTAAAGTTAGAGCTTTGGCAAAAATGCCTTCTCGCAACGAGTTGCTTGCTATGCTTTTGCAAGTTTGGAATGCGCCAATTACCAATTTCACTATAGGTTTAAATGCGCTTAAAAATAAAAAAGAATCTGAATAA
- a CDS encoding LSU ribosomal protein L1p (L10Ae) yields MAKITKRLKELSQKIDANKEYALNEAIETVKNLKSAKFDETVEIALKLNVDPRHADQMVRGSVVLPAGTGKKVRVAVIAKDAKADEAKNAGADIVGSDDLIEEIQKGNMNFDVLIATPNLMGLVGKVGRILGPKGLMPNPKTGTVTMDVAQAVNNAKSGQVNFRVDKQGNIHAGLGKVSFSKEQLWDNISTFVKAINKHKPAAAKGRYIKSAALSLTMSPSVKLETQELLDMK; encoded by the coding sequence ATGGCTAAAATAACTAAAAGATTAAAAGAATTATCACAAAAAATTGATGCAAACAAAGAGTATGCTTTAAATGAAGCAATTGAAACAGTAAAAAACTTAAAGTCAGCAAAATTTGACGAAACTGTTGAAATCGCGCTTAAACTTAATGTTGATCCAAGACATGCAGATCAAATGGTTAGAGGTTCTGTTGTGCTTCCTGCAGGAACAGGTAAAAAAGTTCGTGTAGCTGTAATTGCAAAAGATGCTAAAGCAGATGAAGCAAAAAATGCTGGAGCAGATATTGTAGGAAGTGATGATCTAATAGAAGAAATTCAAAAAGGCAATATGAATTTTGATGTATTAATCGCAACTCCTAATTTAATGGGTCTTGTGGGTAAAGTAGGTAGAATTTTAGGACCTAAAGGTTTGATGCCAAATCCAAAAACTGGAACCGTTACTATGGATGTAGCTCAAGCAGTTAATAATGCTAAAAGCGGTCAAGTAAATTTCCGTGTAGACAAGCAAGGAAATATTCATGCAGGACTTGGAAAAGTAAGCTTTTCAAAAGAGCAACTTTGGGATAATATTTCTACTTTTGTTAAAGCAATTAACAAACATAAACCTGCAGCGGCTAAGGGTAGATATATCAAAAGCGCAGCTTTATCATTGACAATGAGTCCTTCTGTAAAACTTGAAACACAAGAATTACTTGATATGAAGTAA
- a CDS encoding LSU ribosomal protein L11p (L12e) has translation MAKKVVGEIKLQIAATKANPSPPVGPALGQQGVNIMEFCKAFNERTKDMAGFNIPVVITVYADKSFTFITKQPPATDLIKKAAGISKGTDNPLKNKVGKLTRAQVLEIVDKKIADLNTKDRDQAAKIIAGSARSMGVEIVD, from the coding sequence ATGGCTAAGAAAGTCGTAGGCGAAATTAAATTGCAAATTGCAGCTACAAAAGCTAATCCATCGCCACCTGTAGGTCCTGCTTTGGGTCAACAAGGTGTAAATATCATGGAATTTTGTAAAGCTTTCAATGAAAGAACAAAAGATATGGCAGGATTTAATATTCCTGTTGTTATTACTGTTTATGCTGATAAAAGCTTTACTTTTATTACTAAACAACCACCTGCTACAGATTTAATCAAAAAAGCAGCTGGAATTTCTAAAGGTACAGATAATCCTCTTAAAAATAAAGTGGGTAAATTAACTCGTGCTCAAGTTTTAGAAATTGTTGATAAAAAAATTGCAGATTTAAACACTAAAGATAGAGATCAGGCTGCTAAAATTATTGCAGGTTCAGCTCGTTCTATGGGTGTTGAAATCGTAGATTAA
- a CDS encoding Transcription antitermination protein NusG: protein MSTHKWYAIQTYAGSEMAVKRAIENLVKDNGIEGQLKEIVVPTEDVIEFKNGKEKISERSLYSGYVFAHLDLNTELWHRIQSLPKVGRFIGESKKPTPLTEKDINLILEKVHNRAAPKPKISFEEGENVRITEGPFANFTAIVEEYDMVRGLLKLNVSIFGRSTPVEILYSQVEKII from the coding sequence TTGAGTACTCATAAATGGTATGCAATCCAAACTTATGCTGGTAGTGAAATGGCAGTTAAAAGAGCCATTGAAAATTTAGTAAAAGATAATGGAATCGAAGGGCAGCTAAAAGAAATTGTTGTTCCAACTGAAGATGTTATTGAATTTAAAAACGGAAAAGAGAAGATTAGCGAAAGAAGTTTGTATTCTGGATATGTTTTTGCACATCTTGATTTAAATACAGAGCTTTGGCATCGCATTCAATCTCTTCCAAAAGTTGGTCGTTTTATTGGAGAATCAAAAAAACCTACTCCTTTAACAGAAAAAGATATTAATTTGATTTTGGAAAAAGTGCATAATCGTGCCGCTCCAAAACCTAAGATTTCTTTTGAAGAAGGAGAAAATGTAAGAATTACCGAAGGCCCATTTGCAAACTTTACTGCTATAGTGGAAGAATACGATATGGTTCGTGGATTACTAAAACTTAATGTTTCTATTTTTGGGCGTTCTACTCCGGTAGAGATCTTGTATTCTCAAGTTGAGAAAATAATTTAA
- a CDS encoding Preprotein translocase subunit SecE (TC 3.A.5.1.1) — MEKLITYFKLSKAELRKVIFPLKEQVRNAYITVFIVVTVISLFLALVDWIMSSIVSAIV; from the coding sequence ATGGAAAAATTAATAACTTATTTTAAATTATCAAAAGCCGAATTAAGGAAAGTAATTTTTCCTTTAAAAGAACAGGTAAGAAATGCTTATATTACGGTTTTTATAGTAGTTACGGTTATTTCTTTGTTTTTGGCGTTAGTGGATTGGATTATGTCCTCTATTGTTTCTGCGATTGTATAA
- a CDS encoding LSU ribosomal protein L33p, which translates to MRIKVGLKCEECGDINYSTYKNSKNTTDKLELKKYCPRLKKHTLHKEVKLKS; encoded by the coding sequence ATGAGAATTAAAGTTGGTTTAAAATGTGAAGAATGTGGTGATATCAATTATAGCACCTATAAAAACAGCAAAAATACTACAGATAAATTGGAATTGAAAAAATACTGTCCAAGATTAAAAAAACATACACTTCACAAAGAAGTTAAGCTAAAAAGTTAA
- a CDS encoding Translation elongation factor Tu → MTAAISAVLSRRGLAELKDYDNIDNAPEEKERGITIATSHIEYETDNRHYAHVDCPGHADYVKNMITGAAQMDGAILVVSAADGPMPQTREHILLSRQVGVPYIVVFMNKADMVDDAELLELVEMEIRELLSSYDFPGDDTPIISGSALKALEEAKAGQDGEWSAKIMELMAAVDSYIPTPARDTEKDFLMPIEDVFSISGRGTVVTGRIEKGVVKVGDTIEIVGIKDTQTTTVTGVEMFRKEMDQGEAGDNVGVLLRGTKKEEVIRGMVLAKPKSITPHTDFEAEVYILNKDEGGRHTPFFNNYRPQFYVRTTDVTGSIKLAEGVEMVMPGENVRITVSLIAPVALEEGTRFAIREGGKTVGSGVVSKIIK, encoded by the coding sequence TTGACAGCTGCTATTTCTGCTGTTCTTTCAAGAAGAGGTTTGGCAGAGCTTAAAGATTATGATAATATTGATAACGCTCCTGAAGAAAAAGAAAGAGGTATTACTATTGCAACCTCTCATATTGAATATGAAACAGATAATCGTCACTATGCACACGTTGATTGTCCAGGTCACGCTGACTATGTTAAAAACATGATTACAGGTGCTGCTCAAATGGACGGTGCTATTCTTGTTGTTTCTGCAGCTGATGGCCCTATGCCACAAACTAGAGAGCACATCCTTCTATCACGCCAAGTAGGTGTTCCATATATTGTTGTTTTCATGAACAAAGCGGATATGGTTGATGATGCTGAACTTCTAGAGTTAGTTGAAATGGAAATTAGAGAATTATTAAGCTCTTATGATTTCCCAGGTGATGATACACCTATTATTTCAGGTTCTGCTTTAAAAGCTCTTGAAGAAGCAAAAGCTGGACAAGATGGTGAATGGTCAGCAAAAATTATGGAACTTATGGCTGCGGTTGATAGCTATATTCCAACTCCAGCTCGTGACACTGAAAAAGATTTCTTAATGCCAATTGAAGATGTTTTCTCTATTTCAGGTCGTGGTACTGTTGTTACAGGTAGAATTGAAAAAGGTGTTGTAAAAGTTGGAGATACTATAGAAATCGTTGGTATCAAAGATACTCAAACAACAACTGTAACTGGCGTTGAAATGTTTAGAAAAGAAATGGATCAAGGCGAAGCAGGAGATAACGTTGGTGTTCTTCTTCGTGGTACAAAAAAAGAAGAAGTTATTCGTGGTATGGTTCTTGCTAAACCAAAATCAATTACTCCACACACTGATTTCGAAGCTGAAGTTTATATCTTAAATAAAGACGAAGGTGGTAGACATACTCCATTCTTTAATAACTATAGACCACAGTTTTATGTAAGAACAACAGATGTAACAGGTTCTATCAAATTGGCTGAAGGTGTTGAAATGGTTATGCCAGGTGAGAACGTAAGAATCACTGTAAGCTTAATTGCACCGGTAGCTCTTGAAGAAGGTACTCGTTTTGCTATCCGTGAAGGTGGTAAAACTGTTGGTTCAGGTGTTGTTTCTAAAATTATTAAGTAA
- a CDS encoding Amino-acid ABC transporter ATP-binding protein yields MNILKIKNLQKYYGSHHALKNINLEVKQKEVVVILGPSGCGKSTLLRCINGLEEIADGIIEIGQDKIDKNFKDWTRVRQKVGMVFQSYELFEHLSVKDNILLGPLKVQKRDKEEVLQEAKIWLEKVGLAHKIDAYPKELSGGQKQRIAIVRSLCMNPELMLFDEVTAALDPEIVREVLEVILNLAKDGMTMLIVTHEMGFARAVADRIIFMDNGEIIEENTPDGFFENPKSERAKKFLNLFDYHK; encoded by the coding sequence ATGAATATTTTAAAGATAAAAAATTTACAAAAATATTACGGCTCTCATCATGCTTTAAAGAATATTAATTTAGAAGTAAAACAAAAAGAAGTGGTAGTGATTTTAGGTCCAAGTGGTTGTGGAAAATCTACTCTTTTGCGCTGTATCAATGGGCTTGAAGAAATTGCAGATGGGATTATAGAAATAGGGCAAGATAAGATAGATAAAAATTTTAAAGATTGGACAAGAGTGCGTCAAAAAGTGGGCATGGTATTTCAATCCTATGAATTATTTGAGCATTTAAGTGTGAAGGATAATATACTTTTAGGACCTTTAAAAGTCCAAAAAAGAGACAAAGAGGAAGTTTTGCAAGAAGCTAAAATTTGGCTTGAAAAAGTAGGTTTAGCGCACAAAATTGATGCTTATCCAAAGGAGCTAAGCGGAGGACAAAAACAAAGAATAGCTATAGTACGCAGTCTTTGTATGAATCCAGAACTTATGCTTTTTGATGAGGTTACAGCAGCGCTTGATCCTGAAATCGTTCGTGAAGTTTTAGAAGTGATTTTAAATTTGGCAAAAGATGGGATGACTATGCTTATAGTGACTCATGAGATGGGATTTGCAAGAGCAGTAGCTGATAGAATCATCTTTATGGATAATGGGGAAATTATCGAAGAAAATACACCCGATGGTTTTTTTGAAAATCCTAAGAGCGAAAGAGCCAAGAAATTTCTTAATCTATTTGATTATCATAAATAA
- a CDS encoding Amino-acid ABC transporter integral membrane protein — MFDLLNPDTLSRLWKGLYITLEISIVSIVITSFGGLFLGILMSLKNRYVYILCRFALEFVRVMPLLVWLFIVYFGLSTWMGINLSSVSSAIIVFSIWGSFEMMDLVRTSLKSIPKHQYESAASLGLNKFQSYFYIIIPQATRRLTPMSMNLLTRMIKSTTFAYLIGAVELVKVGQQIIEFNNKNDLAPFIIYGLIFFIFFIICYPITLYSRKLEKKWS, encoded by the coding sequence ATGTTTGATTTATTAAATCCAGATACTCTAAGCCGACTTTGGAAGGGCTTATATATTACACTTGAAATTTCTATCGTAAGTATCGTTATAACTTCTTTTGGCGGACTTTTTTTAGGTATTTTGATGAGTCTTAAAAATCGCTATGTTTATATTTTATGTCGCTTTGCTTTAGAATTTGTTCGTGTTATGCCGTTGTTAGTATGGCTTTTTATAGTGTATTTTGGACTTTCTACATGGATGGGTATAAATTTAAGTAGTGTAAGTTCGGCTATTATTGTTTTTAGCATTTGGGGAAGTTTTGAAATGATGGATTTGGTGAGAACTTCTTTAAAAAGCATTCCTAAACACCAATACGAAAGTGCAGCAAGTCTTGGTCTTAACAAATTTCAAAGTTATTTTTATATCATCATCCCACAAGCTACGCGTCGTTTAACACCTATGAGTATGAATTTATTGACACGCATGATTAAAAGCACAACCTTTGCTTATTTAATTGGTGCAGTAGAACTTGTAAAAGTAGGACAACAAATTATAGAATTTAATAACAAAAATGATTTAGCACCATTTATCATATATGGTTTAATCTTTTTTATCTTTTTTATAATTTGCTATCCTATTACTTTATATTCTAGAAAATTAGAAAAAAAATGGAGTTAA
- a CDS encoding Amino-acid ABC transporter integral membrane protein: MDFDFILANSNAFVVAAWLTLKLSFFGIIFSIIIGFFCILMSYFKITIMEAFCKVYIEFSRNTPLLIQLFFLYYALPKFDIHLEQIPPLNLICLSVDEALRPAFACAIVGLSFLGGSYMAESFRAGFEAIKKQQFEAGLSLGFTKLNNLRYVILPQALGICLPGISANIIFLIKETSVVSIIALPDLVTVMKGLNSLTYKTDELLLLLFLGYLCIILPISLFLFFLEKRFSNV, encoded by the coding sequence ATGGATTTTGATTTTATACTGGCTAATTCAAATGCTTTTGTTGTGGCTGCTTGGCTTACTTTAAAACTTAGTTTCTTTGGTATTATTTTTTCTATAATTATAGGCTTTTTTTGTATTTTAATGAGTTATTTTAAAATAACGATTATGGAAGCTTTTTGTAAGGTTTATATAGAATTTTCTCGTAACACTCCTTTATTGATACAGCTTTTTTTCTTGTATTATGCTTTGCCTAAATTTGATATTCATTTAGAACAAATTCCACCTTTAAATTTGATCTGTTTAAGTGTAGATGAGGCTTTGCGTCCAGCGTTTGCATGTGCCATTGTAGGACTTAGTTTCTTGGGTGGTTCTTATATGGCAGAGAGTTTTAGAGCTGGTTTTGAGGCTATTAAAAAGCAGCAATTTGAAGCAGGTCTTTCTTTGGGTTTTACAAAATTGAATAATTTGCGTTATGTTATATTACCTCAAGCTTTAGGCATTTGTTTGCCGGGGATTAGTGCAAACATTATTTTTCTCATTAAAGAAACTTCTGTTGTAAGTATTATAGCTTTACCGGATTTAGTTACTGTTATGAAGGGTTTAAATTCTCTTACCTATAAAACAGATGAACTTTTATTACTTTTGTTTTTGGGATATTTGTGCATTATTTTACCTATTTCTTTGTTTTTGTTCTTTTTAGAAAAAAGGTTTTCAAATGTTTGA